In Labeo rohita strain BAU-BD-2019 chromosome 4, IGBB_LRoh.1.0, whole genome shotgun sequence, the DNA window GGATGTCTGTGTAGCGGCCTGACAGTAGTGGAGGTCTCTCGGGGCTGTTGTAATATTTGGCGATGGTGTCGAACAGCAGTCTCTTATGCTTCTCCTCTCCAGATGCTGCATTCTGCTGAATGAGCTGTTCGCTGGCAACCACGATTAACTGATCTGGGAACAGATCAAGACAATCCACTGCTGCCATCAGCCAAGAGTCCAacctttaaaaacagaaatacaaaacACAGGTGAACCCACACAGAGACTATGAATCTAAATGTGGTGGTATTGAGTGCTGTGCACTGACTCTGGCAGGTTGAGACTCTCTGACACTTCACGATCCACGCGGGTGTTGGAGATGACCAGGTCGCCGTGGTTGCGCAGAGATGAGCGCAGGGGCTCCAGTTTGGCAGGTGAGGTCAGAATACAGTCTAGCATAGAGATCTCAACCACCTGTAGCAACTGAAGTAACGCCTGCTGCTTCCAAACGTCCCGTACCACTGAGACAAACacaagaagagaagaaatcgtAAGTGCTGTTCACAAAAGGCATGTTCATGTAGTCAATAGACTACTTTGGAACCCCAAGAAACCACATCAGACCACCTTTAGAACCCATTACACTACATCAGATCTTCAAGAAACCCTTCCAGATTCAATTTTAACTATTCCGACCAATTTAGATCACATCAGAAACCAAATCAGACTCTTTTAGACCACAATAGACTATATCAGAACCCCAGGAAACCACATTAGACCCTTTAGAACAAATTACACTACAACAGATCTTAAAGAAACCACCCCAGACTCAATTTAAACTATTCCGGCCAATTTAGATCTCATCAGAGACCAAATCGAACTCTTTTAGACCACAACAGACTACATCAGACCCTGAGGAAATCACATTAGACTCCCTTAGAACACATTACTCTACATCAAACCTTTAAGAAACCACTCCAGACTCAATTTAACCTATTCCGACCAGTTTAGATCTCTTCAGAGACCAAATTAGACTTTATTAGTCCACAATAGACTACACTGGAAGCCCAGGAAACCACATTCGCCTGCTTTAGAACCCATTATACTACATCAGACCTTCAAGAAACCACCCCAGATTCAATTTAAACTATTCCACTCAATTTAGATCTCATCAGACCAAAACAGACTCTTTTAGACCACAATAGACTACATCGGAACCACAGAAACCAAATTGGACTCCTTTAGAACCCATTACACTACATCAGACCTTCAAGAAACTAGTCAATTTAAACTATTTCAACCAATTTAGATCTCATCAGACCAAAACAGACTCTTTTAGACCACAATAGACTACATCGGAAGCCCAGGAAACCACAACAGACCCTTTTAGAACCCATTACACTATATCAGACCTTCAAGAAACCACCCCAGACTCAATTTAAACTATTCAGACCAATTTAGATCTCATCAGAGAGCAAATCAGACTCTATTAGACCACAATAGACTACATCGGAACTCCAGAAACCAAATTGGACTCCTTTAGAACCCAATACACTACATCAGACCTTCAAGAAACCACCCCAGACTCAATTTAAACTATTCAGACCAATTTAGATCTCATCAGACCAAAACAGACTCTTTTAGACCACAATAGACTACACCAAAACCTCAGGAAACCACATTAGACCCTTTAGAACCCAATACACTACAACAGAACTTCAAGAAACCACCCCAAAAGTGAATTTAAACTATTTCAACCAATTTAGATCTCATCAGAGAGCAAATCAGACTCTGTTAGTCCACAACAGACTACATCAGAACCTCAGAAAACCACATTAGACCCTTTAGAACCCACTACACTACATCAGACCTTCAAGAAACCATCCCAGACTCAATTTAAACTATTACGACCAATTTAGATCTCATCAGAGCAAATCAGACTCTATTAGACCACAATACACTACATCAGAACCTCTAAAGATCAGACCAGATCAGACCCGGGTAGACCACATCAGACCCCTTCATAACCCAATACACCACATCAAACTAAATTTATAGCTCATCAGACCTAGTAAGATGTCATTAGAGACCAAATCGCACTCTATTAGACCACAAAAGACTATATCAGAACACTAAAAACAGCTATTGTTTTGCTCTGTGATGAAACATAAAAAGGCCACACCCTTTAATAAACCCGACTCACttatttactatattaacaCAATGagaaaatctattttaatttgtgtaaatataatgaaacGTGGAAATTATGTTCATAATTTTGTGTAATTTCACCTTTTTTTGAGAGGAAGCTGTTGGAAATAGCAGCACGGTTTAAATCAGAGGGCACAGATGGGTGCAGGTTTATATTCTTTAGTAGTCTCTCCACTCTTCTATCTGAAGATCCAAGAACCAATGGGTTGGAGATGGTctgcatttctccaaacctgAAAAACGCACAGCCTTAAGTTTTGCAAAGTAAACTTTCGGACATGCCAATCATACAAACGTAATTACCTCGAAGTGGTCTTCCTCTTTCCAGTTTGTTTGTCTGGAGTCTGATTCTCACAGCCACTGTGTGTCTTTTTGGTCGAGCCGTCCAGGAAGCGGTAGAGGCTGCAGCTGGAGTCCTCGAAGGTCATTTCTTTTTCTCGTCTGAAGAGCTTCATCCCTATGGGTTCGAACACTCTAGACTCCATTAGGGCTTGGCAGAGCTTGGCAGCTTTGAGACGGGACACTTCGCTGGAGCAGAAATAGATGTTCTGCATGAGGTGGCTCAGAACTACATCTACCGCATCAGAGCCGGTGAAGCAGTCATGATGGACGCGCAAGTGATGTCTGCGGGGTCGGAGCTCCACCTGCGTCCGCAGAGCTTCAATGATGTTATGCCACAGCTGAGTCGCCCTGAAGGGACCAGAAAAACCTAAGAGGCATCAGGACAAAATGAAAAAGTCATTAAACTCAAAGAAAAATTACGGTAACacctaaagtcattttttaaagtggGAAAATTTCCACGGTCACCGAAGTGCCTAATTATGcctaattaaaactcaatttGTTCTTAATTAAATGttctatacactaccagtcaaaagtttttgaacagcaagaaagaagtctcttcttctcaccaagcctgcatttatttgatccaaaatacagcaaaagcagtaatattgtgaaatatttttactatttaaaataactgatttctatttgaatatattttacaacataatttattcttatgatcaaagctaaattttcagcatcattactccagtcttcagtgtcacatgatccttcagaaatcattctaatttgctgatttgctgttcaagaaacatttatcattattattatcaatatttaaaacagctgactacactttttcaggattctttgatgaatagaaagatcccttttttaggaaataaattatataaataatatttttatttagc includes these proteins:
- the depdc4 gene encoding DEP domain-containing protein 4 codes for the protein MAVDLTPRFRRLNSQTCFRENKQLSGFSGPFRATQLWHNIIEALRTQVELRPRRHHLRVHHDCFTGSDAVDVVLSHLMQNIYFCSSEVSRLKAAKLCQALMESRVFEPIGMKLFRREKEMTFEDSSCSLYRFLDGSTKKTHSGCENQTPDKQTGKRKTTSRFGEMQTISNPLVLGSSDRRVERLLKNINLHPSVPSDLNRAAISNSFLSKKVVRDVWKQQALLQLLQVVEISMLDCILTSPAKLEPLRSSLRNHGDLVISNTRVDREVSESLNLPELDSWLMAAVDCLDLFPDQLIVVASEQLIQQNAASGEEKHKRLLFDTIAKYYNSPERPPLLSGRYTDIQTGILNLLDCGRGEDALRVAQLCLQLLESTSRDELRRLLGFMAAAADNEAFRLHKQIENRALVSKTFVKAVIQSKEMTRVQCEQLLLFLMDNHTQLFKTPLSLIEAVRKTLQTLQQGRDLDNVALFTFCKQVSLQQYEDDKDKATLDSLKQLMHHIAHSDGLSVKQKRRLAKQFQKHHPGIFLQHFFSSF